The region TCCTGCTGTTCAACTGCACATTGGATGAGACGCAGTCACCTCCAAAGGCTGTGCCCCTCCAAACACGGCCCGTCACCAGCTGGAACGGCCTGGTAGAGATCTCCTGGCCAGCTCCGGCTACACCGATGATGACACTTTCCCCCCATCCTTTGTGGCAGGCCTCCAGAGCAGCTCTCTGAAATTGTAACATGTTTTGTCTCACTtatgtcaatttttttttttttttttaataaatgtttgcatttttggaTTTAAACTGAAGTTCTTGTTCATTTACCAAAATTTTAGGGATCAAATCCTGCAAAAATAACTTATGTTGCTTAACTGAATATGATTATTGAGCCCTATTCTAAACAAATGATTTAGTATTTGTGATACTGATGATGACTGCTATGATCTACAGTGTAGTATAGatgctattaaaaaaaatccaaaataattCATACCATGATTTGCACATTTCCAATGCACTCAAAAGAGTAGTCGACCCCCCCATCAgtcatctccaccagcacctcctGGATGGGCCTGCTGTGGTCTTTGGGGTTGACAAACTCAGTAGCACCAAACTCCTTGGCCTTTTCAAACTTTGCTGGATTGATGTCCACGCCGATGATCCTAGTTGCCCCAGCAACCTTGCAGCCCATAATAACAGCCAAGCCAACAGCTCCAAGACCAAAAATAGCACAGGTAGAACCAGGCTCAACCTGGATGTAAAAAAGAAGAATATCAAACTAAAGACACTGCTGTTTTTtatatgatggatggatggatggatagataacACAGCTATAACTTCCTGTAGTTTTACATACAGCACACTTTGTACTGCAAATTCTTTTCAATATATGTAAATGTTAAACATTGCTATCAGGTGCTGCTCTTTTCCTACTAAGACAGTGAAAAATTATCACAAAAAGTAAACAAACATAAGAACTTGGCAGCAGAATCTTTTGGCATTGTCATTAGTTTTACATCCGAATTCCTGAACCAGGTGAACAGGAAAAACTGCAAATTAAGACAAATCCCTCATCCTCTTGTGTTAAAATATGTGCATACAGCCAAAGGGAGACAACTCATTTAAAAGGACTCTAACAAGatgcaaagcaaataaaatgtcCCTGCAGCCATTGAAGGAAAGACCTGATGGCCCAACACCTGCGACACTCACCTTGGCAGTATTAAGTGCAGCGCCATATCCAGTAGAAATACCACATCCAAGGAGGCAGACTTTATCCAGCGGAGCCTTCTCGTTCACTTTGGCCAGAGAGATGTCAGCCACAACGGTGTACTCGGAGAATGTGCTGGTTCCCATGAAGTGAAACAGTTGCTTTCCCTTGCAAGTGAAGCGTGAAGTCTTGTCAGGAAGCAGGCCCTGGCCTTGCGTTATTCTGCAGAGTGCAAGCATGGGGAACTGATGATTTCTTTTCATGTACATGtgatgaaactgaactgctgtaaaaCTTCAGAGAAGGGTATGAAGAATTCTCACACCGGTGATGACTGAGCTTTGATTTTCCTAACCCGAGGGTAGCTGCCTTTGGCTACGAGTTCCAGTTTCaacctaaaataaaaaaaaagctaacaGCAAAGGAGGGATGCATAAATTACCTAATTTTCTGGCAAAGGTTGGTCTTGGGGTTTTTGCAGAATTTGCATTCACCACACTGAGGCACATACAAAGGTATGACAGTATCacctttttgggggggggaagaCAGAAATAAATGCCTTGCAAAACAGGCTTTTGATTAAACAGATTTTAACTGTTGCAAGATTTTCATACCTTGCTTGAACTTGGTGACACCCTCACCAACACTTTCAACGGTTCCTGCGCCTTCATGGCCCAAAATAACAGGAAAGAGGCCCTCAGGGTCACTCCCACCCAGAGTGTAAGCATCAGTATGACACACCCCTGTGGCAAAGACCTGAACACACAAAATGGCTTGAAATGGAGGCAATTGTAAAATATGCACGACCTCAtgaattttctttcctttcagaaTTTATTTTAAGCCGTATTTGTGTGGGTGATTTGGAGTCCAAGTCTTGGACTTTTGCTATACCTTGATCCTGACTTCATGGGCCTTTGGCGGAGCTACTTCCACCTCCTCTATGGAGAGAGGCTTCCCAGGTTCCCAGGCAACAGCTGCCTTGCACTTGATCACCTGAGAGCCAAGTAGAttgggggaaaagaaaaggtaGTGAGTTCAACAACGCCGAAGCAGCTCAAACGGAGCTGCAACAATCATTACCCCACTGGTGCAACAGCAGCCGAGCACTGACGGAGCTTTAGCAGCTCCAGGCTGCACTTTGAATCTGAGCCAAACTTGGGCAAAACTCGAGAGTTGAACTAGACTTCTAGTTCACAAACAGACAATGGTGCAGACAATAAAATCTATCCATCTAAAAACGAGCTGGATTATATGACGCTTTTGTCTAGCGGACATAAAAATTATCTTCGTTATGGCGCATAGGTCATTAAACCCAGGATCGCGTGCTAAGCTACAGAAAAGAACTGAATTTGGCAACTAAAAACACACGCATTCGCACACTCAATCTGCAGCAAAGATGCaaaaattaaatttgtcaaagtaACGCTGGTGGGAACTTCTACCTTTCCAACTGTCTCCATGTCCAATCCGCCAGCACGAGAGGGTGGGGCTCCGCGCGACCAGAAAGGAAATAACCTACTGACCAATCAGAAACGACGACTCGAGTGTTGCGCAATACGTAAAGCCTGACGTCAGAGATTCAAAATCTACTATTGATCGTGGATCTGTGCATTCCTAAAAATCAAATCTAATATTCCCTCACTCATGTTGTATCATTGTTTATATTGTGATGGTTCTTGATTCCAACAGTTGTAATAGAGAAAACTAATTAAAAAAGACTTCACTGATTTCTATTGTGTAGATGTTTTAGAAAGAGTTATCAAAGTGACAAAATTCACACACTTAAATATGGTTGTCAAAACACAGTCAAAAACATTACAGGCCAAATCAAAATGAATGTAATATTTGGTAAGAAAAAACATTGCATAAAATTAGAATGACATgcctattttcttttcttaaatttATTAGACACAGTAATAAAGAAAGCAACAATATTATTCTACGGTTTAACAAATTGTGGACATGAACATTTTTTCAAAGGCATTTATGAAGTTTTATGAGGAGCTGTCGTGTCAGAAAATTTGTACATGGCACATTGTTGCTATCTTATACACACTGTCATTCACGCACActtgacacacacgcacgacccttttaaataaaataatcaggatcTGTCACATTCAGACctggtacaaaaaaaaaaaaaatcacaactcAGTCTTAGAAAAAGTAAATATCCTGAGGCCCACAGGTCACCTGTTGGAAAATGTGTTGTTTGCAGATGATAATGGAACGATACAGATCATCACGGCCACATCATCTTCCACCTGCAGGTCACAAAATAATATATTCACTCTGAGGTTAAGACAAATATCCATCTAAAGAGGActagaaaaaaagaagaaacctctGAATCcacgtcctccacctcctctaaaGCCACCACCACGGCCGCCTCCAAACCCTCCGCCACGGCCACCTCCAAAGCCGCCGCCACGGCCACCTCCAAAGCCGCCGCCACGGCCACCTCCAAAGCCGCCGCCACGGCCTCGAAAGCCGCCTAATTATAAGAAATGTtggcttttaaaatgatttattttacaTGATATAAACTACAACTTCATCTTCACAACTATAGAGACGATCAGTCGGACTTAGATTGCTTAAATGTCTCACCTCCACGACCACCACCCCTTCCCCCACCTCGACCTCCTCTTGGTGGACCCTTCTCTCCAGGTGGCCTAGGGAGGAACCTTTGCAGTGGGAGAAGCTTCATTGGATCTATAAAAAACTAAAATGACAAATTTATACATACAGATAGAAAAAATAGGGTGAAAATTAAACtattgtacttttttttttaccttct is a window of Takifugu rubripes chromosome 14, fTakRub1.2, whole genome shotgun sequence DNA encoding:
- the LOC101064925 gene encoding alcohol dehydrogenase class-3; translation: METVGKVIKCKAAVAWEPGKPLSIEEVEVAPPKAHEVRIKVFATGVCHTDAYTLGGSDPEGLFPVILGHEGAGTVESVGEGVTKFKQGDTVIPLYVPQCGECKFCKNPKTNLCQKIRITQGQGLLPDKTSRFTCKGKQLFHFMGTSTFSEYTVVADISLAKVNEKAPLDKVCLLGCGISTGYGAALNTAKVEPGSTCAIFGLGAVGLAVIMGCKVAGATRIIGVDINPAKFEKAKEFGATEFVNPKDHSRPIQEVLVEMTDGGVDYSFECIGNVQIMRAALEACHKGWGESVIIGVAGAGQEISTRPFQLVTGRVWRGTAFGGWKSVESVPKLVEDYMNKKLKVDEFVTHNLPFEKINEAFDLLHEGKCIRTVLTF